In Nocardia asteroides, the DNA window CTAGCCGCAGACGATCCCGCCTTCGACAACTACAACGACTGGGAATTCGATGCAGAATCCGTCGCACACCGCCTGTCGGTCTCGCTACACAGGGTCGCATCCCACACCACAGTGAACGGAACCTCGCTGCTCGCCACGCCGATCGCGTCATGACGACCAAACGATCTCAGCGCCGGGGACCCACCCATCAGGCGCCCACCCTCGACACGGTCCGCCTTCCGGCCCGGAACTCCTGAAACTGTCATGAACTGCAAAGTGTACGACCGGTGCTGCTGACGTGGTGGTGTTCCGTAAGCCGAACGCTCAACGGAACAGCACGGCTGGAGGATTCCGACCCTGGTCACGGTGTTCCGTAGAGGTGTTCCGCGAACTGTTCCATTGATCCCCCGTCATATGGAACGATTCCGACGTGATCGAGCCCTTCCGCGTCGGATACGTACGCTGCTCCACCGACGAACAAGACATCGAGATCCAAACCGACCAACTGATCGCCCTTGCAGTGCCACGCGAGCGGATCTTCATCGACAAAGGATTCTCCGGCACTACCCGCCGCAACCGCACCGGCCTGGACAACGCGCTCACAGCGGTCACCTCCGCCGCCGCAGCGGTCACGGACCGGCAGGTGGTGCTGACCACGACGAAGTTCGACCGGTTCGCACGCAACATGGCCGAGGCCGGCGAAATCCTCACCAGCCTGCGCGAGCGCAACGTGTTGTTCGGGCTCGGCAGCCAGATCTACGACTGGGCCGACCCGTTCGGCAAGCTCTTTCTGCAAACCCTCGCCATGGTCGCCGAATTCGAAGCCCACCTCAACCACCTGCGCACCCGCGAGGGCATGGCCAAGGCCCGCGCAAAAGGCCGGCTCAAGGGCAAGCAGCCGAAACTACCTTTGGCAGCACGGAAAACGATCCACCGCCGCTACCACGACCCCGACGACAACGCGAGCCTGGCCGACCTCGCCCAGGAATACAGCGTCGGCCGCTCCACCATCCACCGCATTATCAGCGGCACCGCACCACGCGCGTAGCGCTCATGTACCTGGTGACACGTTTCTTACGGTCACCCCAACCACCGCCACCGTGCTCCCGGACTGGGAGCACCTGCTGGATCTCGGCATCCGCGCCGCAGAGATCCTCGGACCCACCACCGAACCACTGGAGACGACGATCACCACGCTGGACAGCGCGTTTCGCCGCCCGCAGGTACTCGATCCCGCGTTCATGCGGCAATGGCTCGACATCGACGCCCGCACCGCCTGCACCACGCTGCGGATCGGGTTGCGGTTCGCCCGCGTCCCGGACACCCGGGACGAGGCCCTGCGGTTGCTCGGACCGGGCTGCCGTGACCGCGGCGAGGATCACTTCGTGAAGATCGCCAACGCGACCCGCGAGATCGGCCGCACCGCCCTGTGGGAGGCCGCGACCTGCTGCGACTGCGGGCACCCGCTGCTGCGCTACGTCAGCCTGCCCTCGGGTGCGGACGTGCGATGGTCGTACTTTCCTGATCTGCTGTAGTCGTCGCCCCGAGTAAGCCAAGAGGCCCCGCCACGGCGGGGCCTCTTGTTGGTCAACGGCGGCTCAGACCAGGTGAGATCCGAGAAGAGCTACTTTCGTCGCGGGTAGTGCATGGCGGCGACGGAAGTCGTCGGAAAATCGAGCACAACCAGGTTATGGTGGTCGTCCTTGTCACCGTCGGGCGGAGCGACCCGCACCTGGAGCCAACCGTTGTTGAGGCTGAGCTCCTGAGCCAAGATGCCTTTGCCGAGGGCCAGCTCGATACCTTCGATCTGGTCCGGCAGGGCCGCGAGGGCGGCCTCGG includes these proteins:
- a CDS encoding recombinase family protein, translating into MIEPFRVGYVRCSTDEQDIEIQTDQLIALAVPRERIFIDKGFSGTTRRNRTGLDNALTAVTSAAAAVTDRQVVLTTTKFDRFARNMAEAGEILTSLRERNVLFGLGSQIYDWADPFGKLFLQTLAMVAEFEAHLNHLRTREGMAKARAKGRLKGKQPKLPLAARKTIHRRYHDPDDNASLADLAQEYSVGRSTIHRIISGTAPRA